A region of Desulfovibrio sp. X2 DNA encodes the following proteins:
- a CDS encoding sigma 54-interacting transcriptional regulator produces the protein MSKLHLNFKDRVGIVADISSQIARHGLNIMTMEVVQEAGHAHVFVELDHGDRPCPREDILTMLAVFPDLIEISFVNAMPHEKQSSLLRTVLDNVDESVVAVDAKGCVTMINSVAESSFKCRREEVLGRHVRDLRLPDCSILGCLDGEPFSNAKCSMLHGRKRMHYFVTGRPIVDASGDVTGAVAVIKDAQEIQSLAKTMCEPDQISFSDIIGTSAGLRQVTAVAEKIAATDAIVTIRGESGTGKDLLAQAIHTGSGRGGQFVAINCAAVPEALLESELFGYVGGAFSGARKEGRPGLFELAGEGTVFLDEIAEMPLSAQAKILRLIQSLRLRRLGGDQEIPVRARIVTATNRNLEDLVERRLFREDLYYRINVLPLHIPPLRERPEDIPVLADHFLFQLSSRLGKGLLSFAPPAREKLLKHHWPGNVRELKNVVERSAILCESNRIDADSILLVHGLGREGPAAPRVAGGRGESLRSALDRYERSILVAALGDKKSIRQAAKSLGISHTALRNKLRKHRMES, from the coding sequence GTGAGCAAGCTGCATTTGAACTTCAAGGACCGTGTCGGCATCGTGGCCGACATCTCGTCGCAGATCGCCCGCCACGGCCTGAACATCATGACCATGGAAGTGGTCCAGGAGGCCGGGCACGCCCACGTCTTCGTGGAGCTCGACCACGGCGACAGGCCCTGCCCGCGCGAGGACATCCTGACGATGCTGGCCGTGTTCCCGGACCTGATCGAGATCAGCTTCGTGAACGCCATGCCGCACGAGAAGCAGTCCAGCCTCCTGCGCACCGTCCTGGACAACGTCGACGAGTCCGTCGTCGCCGTGGACGCCAAGGGCTGCGTGACCATGATCAACAGCGTGGCCGAGAGCAGCTTCAAGTGCAGGCGGGAGGAGGTCCTGGGCCGCCATGTGCGCGACCTGCGCCTGCCGGACTGCTCGATCCTGGGCTGCCTGGACGGCGAGCCCTTCAGCAACGCCAAGTGCAGCATGCTCCACGGCAGGAAGCGGATGCACTACTTCGTCACCGGGCGGCCCATCGTGGACGCCTCGGGCGACGTCACGGGCGCCGTCGCGGTCATCAAGGACGCGCAGGAGATCCAGAGCCTGGCCAAGACCATGTGCGAGCCGGACCAGATAAGCTTCAGCGACATCATCGGCACGAGCGCGGGCCTGCGCCAGGTGACGGCCGTGGCCGAGAAGATCGCCGCCACGGACGCCATCGTCACCATCCGCGGCGAATCCGGCACGGGCAAGGACCTGCTCGCCCAGGCCATCCACACGGGAAGCGGCAGGGGCGGCCAGTTCGTGGCCATCAACTGCGCGGCGGTCCCGGAGGCCCTGCTGGAGAGCGAGCTCTTCGGCTACGTGGGCGGGGCGTTCTCCGGCGCCCGGAAGGAGGGGCGGCCGGGCCTGTTCGAGCTGGCCGGAGAGGGCACCGTCTTCCTCGACGAGATCGCCGAGATGCCCCTGTCCGCGCAGGCCAAGATCCTGCGCCTGATCCAGAGCCTGCGGCTGCGCCGCCTGGGCGGCGACCAGGAGATACCCGTGCGCGCCCGGATCGTCACGGCCACCAACCGCAACCTCGAGGACCTGGTGGAGCGGCGCCTCTTCCGCGAGGACCTCTACTACCGCATCAACGTCCTGCCGCTGCACATCCCGCCGCTTCGCGAGCGGCCCGAGGACATCCCGGTCCTGGCCGACCACTTCCTCTTCCAGCTCTCCTCGCGGCTCGGCAAGGGGCTCCTCTCCTTCGCCCCCCCGGCCCGGGAGAAGCTCCTGAAGCACCACTGGCCGGGAAACGTGCGCGAGCTCAAAAACGTGGTGGAGCGCTCCGCGATCCTCTGCGAGTCCAACCGCATCGACGCGGACTCCATCCTCCTCGTGCACGGGCTCGGCCGCGAGGGCCCGGCAGCGCCCCGCGTGGCCGGCGGCCGGGGCGAATCCCTGCGCTCCGCCCTGGACCGCTACGAACGCAGCATCCTCGTGGCAGCCCTGGGGGACAAGAAGAGCATCCGCCAAGCCGCCAAGAGCCTCGGCATCTCCCACACGGCCCTGCGCAACAAGCTGCGCAAGCACCGCATGGAATCATAG
- the ald gene encoding alanine dehydrogenase yields MIVGILKEIKTEENRVCMTPSGVEVMCQRGHTLLVEKGAGAGSGFEDAAYAAAGAEIVATAKEIYARAEMVMHVKEPMPSEYGMIREGQIVFTYLHLAADEKLTQGMIKSKCVGIAYETMQKANGSLPLLTPMSEVAGRMAVQQGAKYLEMEHGGHGVLLGGVTGVDPAVVVVIGGGEVGANAAKMACGLGAKVYLLDMNLDRLRYLGDIMPKNCFPLMSSPATVRELIKQADVVIGAVLIPGAKAPKLITRDMLKTMKKGSVLVDVAIDQGGCFETSKPTTHTDPIYTVDGVIHYCVANMPGAVAKTSTLALTNATLPYALQIASKGWKQAMRDTLEIKRGANVVHGKITFQGVAEAFGLEYTPVDSLL; encoded by the coding sequence ATGATCGTCGGCATCCTCAAGGAAATAAAGACTGAAGAGAACCGCGTCTGCATGACCCCCTCCGGCGTGGAAGTCATGTGCCAGCGCGGCCACACCCTGCTGGTGGAGAAGGGCGCCGGAGCCGGAAGCGGCTTCGAGGATGCCGCCTATGCCGCGGCCGGGGCCGAGATCGTCGCCACTGCCAAGGAGATCTACGCGCGGGCCGAGATGGTCATGCACGTCAAGGAGCCCATGCCCTCCGAGTACGGCATGATCCGCGAGGGCCAGATCGTCTTCACCTACCTGCACCTGGCCGCCGACGAGAAGCTGACCCAGGGCATGATCAAGAGCAAGTGCGTGGGCATCGCCTACGAGACCATGCAGAAGGCCAACGGCTCCCTGCCGCTGCTCACGCCCATGAGCGAAGTGGCCGGACGCATGGCCGTGCAGCAGGGCGCCAAGTACCTGGAGATGGAGCACGGCGGACACGGCGTGCTGCTCGGCGGCGTCACCGGCGTGGATCCGGCCGTGGTCGTCGTCATCGGCGGCGGCGAGGTCGGCGCCAACGCGGCCAAGATGGCCTGCGGCCTGGGCGCCAAGGTCTACCTCCTGGACATGAACCTGGACCGCCTGCGCTACCTCGGCGACATCATGCCCAAGAACTGCTTCCCCCTGATGTCCAGCCCGGCCACGGTGCGCGAGCTCATCAAGCAGGCCGACGTGGTCATCGGCGCGGTCCTCATCCCCGGCGCCAAGGCCCCCAAGCTCATCACCCGCGACATGCTGAAGACCATGAAGAAGGGCTCCGTGCTCGTGGACGTGGCCATCGACCAGGGCGGCTGCTTCGAGACCTCCAAGCCCACCACCCACACCGATCCCATCTACACCGTGGACGGCGTGATCCACTACTGCGTGGCCAACATGCCCGGCGCGGTGGCCAAGACCTCCACCCTGGCCCTGACCAACGCCACCCTGCCCTACGCCCTGCAGATCGCCTCCAAGGGCTGGAAGCAGGCCATGCGCGACACCCTGGAGATCAAGCGCGGCGCCAACGTGGTGCACGGCAAGATCACCTTCCAGGGCGTGGCCGAGGCCTTCGGCCTCGAATACACCCCCGTGGATTCCCTCCTGTAG
- the hemC gene encoding hydroxymethylbilane synthase — MKRKLVIATRGSMLALWQANHIKALLEAEHDGLSVELLTIKTQGDKILDVPLAKIGGKGLFVKEIEEALLDGRADLAVHSMKDVPVELPDQLEIGVTPTRELPTDTLCSVNFASLAELPQGARVGTASLRRQAQLLMLRPDLTIETLRGNLDTRLKKLLDGQYDAIVLASAGLKRLGLSAPRMEVLAPPAFLPAVAQGALGIEYRRDDDETAELLDFLNDDASAVCVTAERGFLTGLQGGCQVPIAGHATMPDEETVRLEGLVASVDGKRSVRRSAQGDAEDAWDLGQELAQEILDAGGREILDEIYSQAE; from the coding sequence ATGAAGCGAAAGCTCGTCATCGCCACGCGCGGCAGCATGCTGGCCCTGTGGCAGGCAAACCACATCAAGGCGCTCCTCGAGGCCGAACACGACGGCCTCTCCGTGGAGCTCCTGACCATCAAGACCCAGGGCGACAAGATCCTCGACGTGCCCCTGGCCAAGATCGGCGGCAAGGGGCTCTTCGTGAAGGAGATCGAGGAGGCGCTCCTCGACGGCCGCGCCGACCTCGCCGTGCACTCCATGAAGGACGTGCCCGTGGAACTGCCCGACCAGCTCGAGATCGGCGTCACGCCCACCCGCGAGCTGCCCACGGACACCCTCTGCTCCGTGAATTTCGCCTCCCTGGCCGAGCTGCCCCAGGGCGCCCGCGTGGGCACGGCCAGCCTGCGCCGTCAGGCCCAGCTGCTCATGCTGCGACCCGATCTCACCATCGAGACCCTGCGCGGCAACCTGGACACGCGCCTCAAAAAGCTCCTCGACGGCCAGTACGACGCCATCGTCCTGGCCAGCGCGGGCCTCAAGCGCCTCGGCCTCTCCGCCCCGCGCATGGAGGTCCTGGCCCCGCCCGCCTTCCTGCCCGCCGTGGCCCAGGGCGCCCTGGGCATCGAGTACCGCAGGGACGACGACGAGACCGCGGAACTCCTCGATTTCCTGAACGACGACGCCTCCGCCGTCTGCGTCACCGCGGAACGCGGCTTCCTCACCGGGCTGCAGGGCGGCTGCCAGGTGCCCATCGCGGGCCACGCCACCATGCCCGACGAGGAGACCGTGCGCCTCGAAGGCCTCGTGGCCTCCGTGGACGGCAAGCGCTCCGTGCGCCGCTCCGCACAGGGCGACGCCGAAGACGCCTGGGACCTCGGCCAGGAACTGGCCCAGGAAATCCTCGACGCGGGCGGCAGGGAAATCCTCGACGAGATCTATTCGCAGGCCGAGTAA
- a CDS encoding zinc ribbon domain-containing protein, with translation MPIFEYVCGKCGKEFEELVFGDETPPCPHCAAKDTQKLMSCCRHKNGGASGGDFAAPSAPSSGGGGCAGCSGGSCATCH, from the coding sequence ATGCCCATCTTCGAATACGTCTGCGGCAAATGCGGCAAGGAGTTCGAGGAGCTGGTCTTCGGCGACGAGACTCCCCCCTGCCCCCACTGCGCGGCCAAGGACACGCAAAAGCTCATGTCCTGCTGCCGCCACAAGAACGGCGGCGCGTCCGGCGGCGACTTCGCCGCGCCGAGCGCCCCCTCCTCGGGCGGCGGCGGCTGCGCCGGATGCTCCGGCGGCAGCTGCGCCACCTGCCACTAG
- a CDS encoding D-sedoheptulose 7-phosphate isomerase, whose translation MSDNALSRVLDSIAAGTALREKFFAEHGPAVVDVARLMAVSLARGGKILLCGNGGSAADAQHLAAEFVNRFELERPPLPAVALTTDSSILTAIGNDYGFEQAFLKQVQALGAKGDVLVGISTSGNSPNVVQALKAAREKEIVSVGLTGQGGGEMARFCDCLLAVPHKRTCLVQEVHIAIGHVLCDLVDYFLFEAVSELAPYLDGSPEV comes from the coding sequence ATGTCCGACAACGCCCTTTCCCGCGTCCTTGACTCCATCGCCGCAGGCACCGCCCTGCGCGAGAAGTTCTTCGCCGAGCACGGCCCGGCCGTGGTCGACGTCGCCCGCCTCATGGCCGTGAGCCTCGCGCGCGGCGGCAAGATCCTCCTGTGCGGCAACGGCGGCAGCGCCGCGGACGCGCAGCACCTGGCCGCCGAGTTCGTCAACCGCTTCGAGCTCGAGCGCCCGCCCCTGCCCGCCGTGGCCTTGACCACCGACAGTTCCATACTTACCGCTATCGGCAACGACTACGGATTCGAGCAGGCCTTCCTGAAGCAGGTCCAGGCGCTGGGCGCAAAGGGCGACGTGCTCGTCGGCATCTCCACCTCGGGCAACAGCCCGAACGTGGTCCAGGCGCTCAAGGCGGCGCGCGAGAAGGAGATCGTCTCCGTGGGCCTGACCGGCCAGGGCGGCGGCGAGATGGCGCGCTTCTGCGACTGCCTGCTGGCCGTGCCCCACAAGCGCACCTGCCTCGTGCAGGAGGTGCACATCGCCATCGGACACGTTCTCTGCGACCTGGTGGACTATTTCCTTTTCGAGGCCGTGAGCGAACTCGCTCCCTACCTCGACGGATCCCCGGAGGTATAA
- a CDS encoding PAS domain-containing protein: MKTPAYMKAFGQRVRFMRKLEGLTQAQLAECAGISLEHLNKLERGAAAPSFKAICALARALSTEPANLLLFFEPERQGGEASDEARHSDWLKHVSDLGVWHYDPASDKSVMSASLNRLLGRAPRQTEQTGCVLAEFVVSEDKERFRDACEHSRPGAEVGPLPLRVRRADGEARRVILTVAAMPGAEDGSQAVVGCMVDVTEPLHLEDALRRTRDILEVRVHERTRELDRTIARLNEEIAEHEHTARTLRETDSRTRNILDSLPLLIATIDADERYLFVNRHYLHYRGNGLEDCIGRSVIEVMGPQNYARSIPYIRKALAGERAIAELPVMMPDGSAPYLYAQWLPTRDEHGEVSSIFFWAMDISERKFAEEALRKTEERFRLLVENMRELFWIIEADLSISYLSPAFERIFEMPCADAYEKPGRILSRVVPEDRAILERLLRGEWDEPACMRHWLRIENGSGMHRLSVRNYPVSDEGGKFVRLVGIAEDVTDCRLLPDGQDAP, translated from the coding sequence GTGAAGACTCCAGCGTACATGAAGGCCTTTGGACAGCGCGTGCGCTTCATGCGCAAGCTGGAAGGGCTCACACAGGCCCAGTTGGCCGAATGCGCCGGCATCTCGCTTGAACATTTAAACAAACTCGAACGCGGCGCGGCGGCACCGTCGTTCAAGGCCATCTGCGCCCTGGCCAGGGCCCTCTCCACCGAGCCCGCCAACCTCCTCCTCTTCTTCGAGCCCGAACGCCAGGGCGGAGAGGCCTCCGACGAAGCGCGCCACTCGGACTGGCTGAAGCACGTCTCGGACCTCGGGGTCTGGCATTACGACCCGGCAAGCGACAAAAGCGTCATGTCCGCCTCCCTGAACCGCCTCCTGGGCCGCGCCCCGCGCCAGACCGAGCAGACCGGCTGCGTGCTCGCGGAGTTCGTCGTATCCGAGGACAAGGAGCGCTTCCGCGACGCCTGCGAGCACTCGCGTCCGGGCGCCGAGGTCGGACCGCTGCCCCTGCGCGTCCGCCGCGCGGACGGCGAGGCCCGCCGCGTCATCCTCACCGTGGCGGCCATGCCCGGCGCCGAGGACGGCAGCCAGGCCGTGGTCGGCTGCATGGTGGACGTGACCGAGCCCCTGCACCTGGAGGACGCCCTGCGCCGCACCCGGGACATCCTGGAGGTGCGCGTGCACGAGCGCACGCGCGAGCTCGACCGGACCATCGCCCGCCTGAACGAGGAGATCGCCGAGCACGAGCACACGGCCCGCACCCTGCGCGAGACGGACAGCAGGACCCGCAACATCCTGGACTCCCTGCCCCTGCTCATCGCCACCATCGACGCCGACGAGCGCTACCTCTTCGTCAACAGGCACTACCTCCACTACCGCGGCAACGGGCTGGAAGACTGCATCGGCCGCTCCGTGATCGAGGTCATGGGACCGCAGAACTACGCGCGCAGCATCCCCTACATCAGGAAGGCCCTGGCCGGGGAGCGGGCCATCGCCGAGCTGCCCGTGATGATGCCGGACGGCTCCGCGCCCTACCTCTACGCGCAGTGGCTCCCCACGCGCGACGAGCACGGGGAGGTCAGCTCCATCTTCTTCTGGGCCATGGACATCTCGGAGCGCAAGTTCGCCGAGGAGGCGCTGCGCAAGACCGAGGAACGCTTCCGCCTGCTCGTGGAGAACATGCGCGAGCTGTTCTGGATCATCGAGGCCGACCTTTCCATCAGCTACCTGAGCCCGGCCTTCGAGCGCATCTTCGAGATGCCCTGCGCCGACGCCTACGAAAAGCCGGGACGCATCCTCTCGCGGGTGGTGCCCGAGGACCGCGCCATCCTCGAACGGCTCCTGCGCGGCGAATGGGACGAGCCCGCCTGCATGCGCCACTGGCTGCGCATCGAGAACGGCTCCGGCATGCACAGGCTCTCCGTGCGCAACTACCCGGTAAGCGACGAGGGAGGGAAATTCGTGCGCCTCGTGGGCATCGCCGAGGACGTCACGGACTGCCGCCTGCTCCCCGACGGGCAGGACGCCCCCTAG
- a CDS encoding ABC transporter substrate-binding protein — protein sequence MRISLSRFLPLALLAVLGLALVSGCGEKKEEMKSIKIGFDIPSTGDIPKVGESARQSAEMLKEEINAAGGVEIAGKKYPLEFVYEDNESKAESAVSAALKLIEQNKVLGMIGPYASKQAIPAGEVANANKTPMISPWSTNPATTKGRPFVFRACFLDPFQGPVLAKFATEEFGAKKAAVLFDIASDYPKGLAEFFKKSWEEIHGPGSVVAYETFTTKDQDFSAQLTNIVNSGADVLFVPQYYSEVALIVPQARKLGWDKPIIGSDSWGSAELMQLCGDACKGLFFSTHYAAAGATGATKEFIDKFQKKYGYVPDDVAALTWDATRMMIQAIKNTGGLKGDLAAQREQIRAALAAIPQFDGITGSMKFDAEGDPIKCAVIVKISDQGEFTFYKSVCPQ from the coding sequence ATGCGCATTTCCTTGTCCCGGTTCCTTCCTCTCGCCCTCCTGGCGGTCCTGGGCCTGGCCCTGGTCTCCGGCTGCGGCGAGAAGAAAGAAGAAATGAAGAGCATCAAGATCGGCTTCGACATCCCGAGCACCGGCGACATCCCGAAGGTCGGCGAGTCCGCCCGCCAGTCCGCCGAGATGCTCAAGGAAGAGATCAACGCCGCGGGCGGCGTGGAGATCGCCGGCAAGAAGTATCCGCTCGAGTTCGTCTACGAGGACAACGAATCCAAGGCCGAGTCCGCCGTTTCCGCGGCGCTCAAGCTCATCGAGCAGAACAAGGTGCTCGGCATGATCGGGCCCTACGCCTCCAAGCAGGCCATTCCGGCCGGTGAGGTCGCCAACGCCAACAAGACGCCCATGATCTCGCCCTGGTCCACCAACCCGGCGACCACCAAGGGCCGTCCGTTCGTCTTCCGCGCCTGCTTCCTGGATCCCTTCCAGGGCCCGGTGCTGGCCAAGTTCGCCACCGAGGAGTTCGGCGCCAAGAAGGCCGCGGTGCTCTTCGACATCGCCTCGGACTACCCCAAGGGCCTGGCCGAGTTCTTCAAGAAGTCCTGGGAAGAGATCCACGGCCCCGGCTCCGTGGTGGCCTACGAGACCTTCACCACCAAGGACCAGGACTTCAGCGCCCAGCTGACCAACATCGTCAACTCCGGCGCCGACGTGCTCTTCGTGCCCCAGTACTACTCCGAGGTCGCCCTGATCGTGCCCCAGGCCCGCAAGCTCGGCTGGGACAAGCCCATCATCGGCTCCGACTCCTGGGGTTCCGCCGAGCTCATGCAGCTGTGCGGCGACGCCTGCAAGGGTCTGTTCTTCTCGACCCACTACGCCGCTGCCGGCGCCACCGGCGCGACCAAGGAGTTCATCGACAAGTTCCAGAAGAAGTACGGCTACGTGCCTGACGACGTCGCCGCCCTCACCTGGGACGCCACCCGCATGATGATCCAGGCCATCAAGAACACCGGCGGGCTCAAGGGCGACCTGGCCGCCCAGCGCGAGCAGATCCGTGCCGCCCTGGCCGCCATCCCGCAGTTCGACGGCATCACCGGCTCCATGAAGTTCGACGCCGAGGGCGACCCCATCAAGTGCGCGGTGATCGTCAAGATCTCCGACCAGGGTGAGTTCACCTTCTACAAGTCCGTCTGCCCGCAATAA
- a CDS encoding branched-chain amino acid ABC transporter permease — MEIIFQTLFQNILNALQWGSFYSLIALGYCLVYGVLLLINFAHGDVFMVGAYISYFCATLLLGHQFGLIPPGMPGWLVLALCVPLTMILTAAVGVTLERIAYRPLRRRGAHRLYVVITALMCGLILENGNLALFGASRRKFPALIEERVWDLGLFSVTNLKIGVILTALLVFVLLQLIVTRTRIGMAMRAISWDRFAIPLMGIPVDTVIIFTFILGSSIAGLGGLLFAMSYPVLDPYMGALIGWKAFIAAVVGGIGSIRGAFVGGFLLGFVEIMVVAVFPSTYRDLISFSILLIILSYKPTGLFGMAKTTKI, encoded by the coding sequence ATGGAGATCATCTTTCAGACGCTTTTCCAGAACATCCTGAACGCGCTGCAGTGGGGAAGCTTCTACTCCCTCATCGCCCTGGGCTACTGCCTGGTCTACGGCGTGCTGCTGCTGATCAACTTCGCCCACGGCGACGTCTTCATGGTCGGCGCCTACATCTCCTATTTCTGCGCCACCCTGCTCCTCGGCCACCAGTTCGGCCTCATCCCGCCCGGCATGCCCGGCTGGCTGGTCCTGGCGCTGTGCGTGCCCCTGACCATGATCCTGACCGCGGCCGTGGGCGTGACGCTCGAGCGCATCGCCTACCGGCCGCTCAGGCGGCGCGGCGCGCACCGGCTCTACGTGGTCATCACCGCCCTCATGTGCGGCCTGATCCTCGAGAACGGCAACCTGGCGCTCTTCGGCGCCTCCCGCCGCAAGTTCCCGGCGCTCATAGAGGAGCGCGTCTGGGACCTCGGCCTCTTTTCCGTGACCAACCTGAAGATCGGCGTCATCCTCACGGCGCTGCTGGTCTTCGTCCTGCTGCAGCTCATCGTCACCAGGACCAGGATCGGCATGGCCATGCGCGCCATCTCCTGGGACCGCTTCGCCATCCCGCTCATGGGCATCCCCGTGGACACGGTGATCATCTTCACCTTCATCCTGGGCAGCTCCATCGCGGGCCTGGGCGGGCTCCTCTTCGCCATGTCCTACCCGGTGCTCGACCCCTACATGGGCGCGCTCATCGGCTGGAAGGCCTTCATCGCCGCGGTGGTCGGAGGCATCGGCTCCATCCGCGGCGCCTTCGTGGGCGGCTTCCTGCTCGGCTTCGTGGAGATCATGGTCGTGGCCGTCTTCCCGTCCACCTACCGCGACCTGATCAGCTTCTCCATCCTGCTGATCATCCTCTCCTACAAGCCCACCGGCCTCTTCGGCATGGCCAAGACCACCAAAATCTGA
- a CDS encoding branched-chain amino acid ABC transporter permease, producing the protein MQRLSVPLVLLASLVVVTVLAHTGTINGYAQTVLIFVGVNIMMSTSLNLINGNMGEFSCGHAGFMAVGAYVSSVLTVVFLTDSRFGGAILPPSAALWFFPLSLLAGGAVAALAGLIVAFPSFKTRGDYLAIITIAALYIIKSAIENIEAVGGARGFMGMSRVVADMEAVIDLPWMLIWTFLATVFCIWLIRRYVSSTYGKGVMAICQDEVAAEIMSVNTNRVKLVTFMLSSGLAGISGGLLAHVLGYVNPGNFGILKSTEAMVMVYLGGMGSIGGAVMAAVFITFLMEGLRFVIPALNDLLHAISILPAGYDLTQVWKWVIIPLLLILLMMFRPEGIMGNKELPDLFPRLRKYYKFK; encoded by the coding sequence ATGCAGCGTCTCTCGGTCCCCCTCGTGCTCCTGGCCAGCCTGGTCGTCGTCACCGTCCTGGCCCACACCGGGACCATCAACGGCTACGCCCAGACCGTGCTCATCTTCGTGGGCGTGAACATCATGATGTCCACGAGCCTGAACCTGATCAACGGCAACATGGGCGAGTTCTCCTGCGGCCACGCCGGATTCATGGCCGTGGGGGCCTACGTCTCCTCGGTGCTCACGGTCGTCTTCCTGACCGACAGCCGCTTCGGCGGGGCCATCCTGCCGCCCTCCGCGGCGCTGTGGTTCTTCCCGCTCTCCCTGCTGGCCGGAGGCGCGGTGGCCGCGCTGGCGGGCCTGATCGTGGCCTTCCCCTCGTTCAAGACGCGCGGCGACTACCTGGCCATCATCACCATCGCGGCCCTGTACATCATCAAGAGCGCCATCGAGAACATCGAGGCCGTGGGCGGCGCGCGCGGCTTCATGGGCATGAGCCGCGTGGTCGCGGACATGGAAGCCGTGATCGACCTGCCCTGGATGCTCATCTGGACCTTCCTGGCCACGGTCTTCTGCATCTGGCTCATCCGCCGCTACGTCTCCTCGACCTACGGCAAGGGCGTCATGGCCATCTGCCAGGACGAGGTCGCGGCCGAGATCATGAGCGTGAACACCAACCGGGTGAAGCTCGTGACCTTCATGCTCTCCTCGGGGCTGGCCGGCATCTCCGGCGGGCTCCTGGCCCACGTGCTCGGCTACGTGAACCCGGGCAACTTCGGCATCCTGAAGTCCACCGAGGCCATGGTCATGGTCTACCTGGGCGGCATGGGCTCCATCGGCGGTGCGGTCATGGCCGCGGTGTTCATCACCTTCCTCATGGAAGGGCTGCGCTTCGTCATCCCGGCGCTGAACGACCTGCTGCACGCGATCTCCATCCTGCCCGCGGGCTACGACCTGACCCAGGTCTGGAAGTGGGTGATCATCCCGCTGCTCCTCATCCTCCTCATGATGTTCCGACCCGAGGGCATCATGGGCAACAAGGAGCTCCCGGACCTCTTCCCCAGACTGCGCAAGTACTACAAGTTCAAATAG
- a CDS encoding ABC transporter ATP-binding protein, translating into MALIDVTNLTMRFGGLTAVSEFSTRLEGGEMVGLIGPNGAGKTTVFNMVSGFYTPTEGAIVFDGTPTAGMKPHQVTTLGISRTFQNIRLWHDLSVMDNIRIAQHARLGYSVWDCFLRTGRYRQNETRIDKSALELLEAMDLLRYKDELPKNLPYGMQRKVEIARALSTNPKLLLLDEPAAGLNSADVRGLIDLVRWIHKEFKITIWMIEHQMTVVMSLCQWIKVIDFGRTIAEGTPEDIQKNPVVIKAYLGDDQI; encoded by the coding sequence ATGGCCCTCATCGACGTTACGAACCTGACCATGCGCTTCGGCGGCCTCACGGCCGTGAGCGAGTTCTCCACGCGCCTGGAAGGCGGGGAGATGGTCGGCCTCATCGGCCCCAACGGCGCGGGCAAGACAACGGTCTTCAACATGGTCTCGGGCTTCTACACCCCGACCGAGGGCGCCATCGTCTTCGACGGCACGCCCACGGCGGGCATGAAGCCCCACCAGGTGACCACGCTCGGCATCTCGCGCACGTTCCAGAACATCCGCCTGTGGCACGACCTCTCGGTCATGGACAACATCCGCATCGCGCAGCACGCCCGGCTCGGCTACTCGGTCTGGGACTGCTTTTTGCGCACCGGCCGCTACCGGCAGAACGAGACGCGCATCGACAAGAGCGCGCTCGAACTGCTCGAGGCCATGGACCTCCTGCGCTACAAGGACGAGCTGCCCAAGAACCTGCCCTACGGCATGCAGCGCAAGGTGGAGATCGCCCGCGCCCTGTCCACGAACCCGAAGCTGCTGCTCCTGGACGAGCCCGCCGCGGGCCTGAACTCCGCCGACGTGCGCGGCCTCATCGACCTGGTCCGCTGGATCCACAAGGAGTTCAAGATCACCATCTGGATGATCGAGCACCAGATGACCGTGGTCATGAGCCTGTGCCAGTGGATCAAGGTCATCGACTTCGGCCGCACCATCGCCGAGGGCACGCCCGAGGACATCCAGAAGAACCCCGTGGTCATCAAGGCCTATCTGGGCGACGACCAGATCTAG